A single region of the Streptomyces caelestis genome encodes:
- a CDS encoding glycerophosphodiester phosphodiesterase, giving the protein MTHARQHVIQVVAHRGASEDAPEHTLAAYTKAIEDGADALECDVRLTADGHLVCVHDRRINRTSNGRGAVSALELADLAALDFGSWKTGEAYRGRDEDPDWEHRPEDREATSVLTLERLLELVADAGRRVELAIETKHPTRWAGQVEERLLVLLKRFGLDAPAAAEESQTRVMSFSARSLHRVRAASPTLPTVYLMQFVSPRLRDGRLPLGVGIAGPSLRIVRNHPDYVERLKRAGHQVHVWTVNEPEDVDLCVGLGVDAIITNRPRAVLDQLGR; this is encoded by the coding sequence GTGACCCACGCACGGCAGCATGTGATTCAAGTCGTCGCCCACCGGGGGGCCTCCGAGGACGCCCCGGAACACACCCTGGCCGCGTACACCAAGGCGATCGAGGACGGCGCGGACGCCCTCGAGTGCGATGTGCGCCTCACCGCCGACGGCCACCTGGTGTGCGTACACGACCGCCGGATCAACCGTACGTCCAACGGCCGCGGCGCGGTCTCCGCCCTGGAGCTCGCCGACCTCGCCGCCCTGGACTTCGGCTCCTGGAAGACAGGCGAGGCCTACAGAGGGCGTGACGAGGACCCCGACTGGGAGCACCGCCCGGAGGACCGTGAGGCGACGTCCGTCCTCACCCTGGAGCGGCTGCTCGAACTCGTCGCCGACGCCGGACGCCGGGTGGAACTGGCCATCGAGACCAAGCACCCCACGCGCTGGGCGGGGCAGGTCGAGGAGCGGCTGCTGGTGCTGCTGAAGCGCTTCGGCCTCGACGCCCCGGCCGCCGCCGAGGAGTCCCAGACGCGGGTCATGAGCTTCTCGGCCCGTTCGCTGCACCGCGTGCGTGCCGCCTCGCCGACCCTGCCGACGGTCTACCTGATGCAGTTCGTCTCGCCCCGGCTGCGCGACGGACGCCTGCCCCTGGGCGTGGGGATCGCGGGCCCGTCCCTGCGGATCGTGCGCAACCACCCCGACTATGTGGAGCGCCTGAAGCGGGCCGGCCACCAGGTGCACGTGTGGACCGTGAACGAGCCAGAGGACGTGGATCTCTGCGTCGGCCTGGGCGTGGACGCCATCATCACCAACCGCCCGCGCGCGGTGCTCGACCAGCTCGGCCGCTGA
- a CDS encoding ATP-binding protein, translating into MRHRTRVGRFPVQANGASTPWRGAKEVSGVALVVAQEVPTSSSMAVPHGPAGVGKARHRMRAQLRRGGVAESVIDDALLILSELLSNACKHGRPLGDALSGDGDVRAAWRVDPSGRLIVEVTDGGGPTRPAPATPSVTAHGGRGLNIITALADDWGVRDDIRGEVTVWVVVHADVYDPDAGHRRDDFATRVTAPAVSQIPGLDFADAFDDMD; encoded by the coding sequence ATGCGTCATAGGACGCGTGTTGGCCGGTTTCCGGTACAGGCCAATGGGGCATCCACACCGTGGCGTGGGGCAAAGGAGGTCTCGGGGGTGGCGTTGGTGGTGGCACAGGAGGTGCCCACGTCGTCGAGCATGGCCGTACCTCATGGCCCTGCGGGCGTGGGGAAAGCACGACACCGTATGCGCGCGCAGTTGCGCAGAGGTGGCGTAGCGGAATCGGTCATCGACGACGCCCTATTGATCCTTTCCGAACTTTTGAGCAACGCGTGCAAACACGGCAGGCCCCTGGGCGACGCGCTCTCCGGTGACGGTGACGTCCGTGCGGCGTGGCGCGTGGATCCGTCCGGCCGGCTCATCGTCGAGGTCACGGACGGCGGTGGCCCGACCCGTCCCGCCCCGGCGACCCCGTCGGTCACGGCGCACGGCGGCCGCGGGCTGAACATCATCACCGCGCTGGCCGACGACTGGGGTGTCCGGGACGACATCCGCGGCGAGGTCACCGTGTGGGTCGTCGTCCACGCCGACGTGTACGACCCGGACGCCGGCCACCGCCGCGACGACTTCGCGACGCGCGTCACAGCCCCGGCGGTGTCCCAGATACCCGGGCTGGACTTCGCCGACGCGTTCGACGACATGGACTGA
- a CDS encoding DUF5926 family protein, translated as MAKKRPQTKAKRPQITDGEIPVVGAREPCPCGSGRRYKACHGRAAAHAATELVHRPFEGLPGECDWVALRELVPAATAGLTLKDGLPDGVPAVTLATVLPMAWPALRRDDGSVLLGLQNDTSSGDISRDLADTLQRALEAEPGTPVQGRRAPADGPRLQDLLDPEGAFEPEVHSGFEFWVPDPENASPEVTASLERANAAAIPTVKLQGVDAAYWCETPEKNHLRWVMPHPEEQLLDALARLHAAGRSSLGEGTRLVGSFRAHGLTVPVWDLPSGVTAEDVEKPAAEFAERLATALATDAPLTADERRARGGLTNRQVTLS; from the coding sequence ATGGCCAAGAAGCGACCCCAGACGAAGGCCAAGCGCCCGCAGATCACGGACGGGGAGATCCCGGTTGTCGGCGCCCGCGAGCCCTGCCCCTGCGGCAGCGGCCGCCGCTACAAGGCCTGCCACGGCCGGGCCGCGGCCCACGCCGCGACCGAGCTGGTGCACCGCCCCTTCGAGGGCCTGCCCGGCGAGTGCGACTGGGTGGCCCTGCGCGAGCTGGTCCCGGCGGCCACGGCCGGGCTGACGCTCAAGGACGGCCTCCCCGACGGCGTCCCGGCGGTCACGCTGGCCACGGTCCTGCCGATGGCCTGGCCCGCCCTGCGCCGCGACGACGGCTCGGTCCTGCTCGGCCTGCAGAACGACACTTCCTCGGGCGACATCAGCCGCGACCTCGCCGACACCCTCCAGCGCGCCCTGGAAGCCGAGCCCGGCACACCGGTGCAGGGTCGCCGCGCCCCGGCCGACGGTCCGCGGCTGCAGGATCTGCTCGACCCGGAGGGCGCCTTCGAGCCAGAAGTGCACAGCGGCTTCGAGTTCTGGGTGCCGGACCCGGAGAACGCCAGCCCGGAGGTGACCGCCTCCCTGGAGCGGGCCAACGCCGCGGCCATCCCGACCGTCAAGCTCCAGGGCGTGGACGCCGCCTACTGGTGCGAAACGCCCGAGAAGAACCATCTGCGGTGGGTCATGCCCCACCCCGAGGAGCAGCTTCTGGACGCTCTCGCGCGGCTGCACGCGGCGGGCCGGTCCAGCCTGGGCGAGGGCACCCGTCTGGTGGGCTCCTTCCGCGCTCACGGGCTCACAGTGCCGGTCTGGGACCTGCCGAGCGGGGTCACGGCCGAGGACGTGGAGAAGCCGGCGGCGGAGTTCGCCGAGCGCCTCGCCACGGCCCTGGCCACGGACGCGCCGCTCACCGCGGACGAGCGCCGTGCGCGGGGAGGCCTCACCAACCGGCAGGTCACGCTCAGCTGA
- a CDS encoding bifunctional DNA primase/polymerase: MREILGRRRRLLSQRSDGRPELIGAALTYATEWQWPVLPGVAADPEGRNRCGCPDPECTVPGAHPFDPGLLAATTDGRMVRWWWGNRPTAPIVLATGGKAPCAVSLPALPAARALDALDGMGMRLGPVVASPARWAILVKPYSMEQLGELLYAKDFVPGSLRFHGEGGYLALPPSETGQGEIRWERAPLPGSASPWVPDVEAVVDAAVEALTRTGVSAPEL; the protein is encoded by the coding sequence ATGCGCGAGATCCTCGGAAGGCGACGCAGGCTCCTGTCCCAGCGCAGCGACGGGAGGCCTGAGCTGATCGGCGCGGCCCTGACCTACGCGACGGAATGGCAGTGGCCCGTACTCCCGGGCGTGGCGGCGGACCCCGAGGGGCGGAACCGCTGCGGTTGCCCGGACCCCGAGTGCACGGTCCCCGGCGCGCACCCCTTCGACCCCGGCCTGCTCGCGGCCACCACGGACGGGCGCATGGTGCGCTGGTGGTGGGGCAACCGACCCACGGCGCCGATCGTCCTGGCCACCGGCGGCAAGGCGCCCTGCGCGGTCTCCCTGCCCGCCCTGCCGGCGGCCCGCGCCCTCGACGCGCTCGACGGCATGGGCATGCGGCTCGGCCCGGTCGTCGCGTCCCCCGCCCGCTGGGCGATCCTCGTGAAGCCGTACTCCATGGAGCAGCTCGGCGAACTGCTCTACGCCAAGGACTTCGTGCCCGGCTCCCTCCGTTTCCACGGGGAGGGCGGCTACCTGGCGCTGCCGCCGTCCGAGACGGGGCAGGGCGAGATCCGCTGGGAGCGGGCGCCGCTGCCCGGCTCGGCCTCGCCGTGGGTGCCCGATGTGGAGGCTGTGGTGGACGCCGCGGTCGAGGCCCTCACTCGTACGGGTGTGAGCGCACCCGAGTTGTAG
- a CDS encoding PP2C family protein-serine/threonine phosphatase produces the protein MLDISSRVRVHVETLLAAQNDMGVCDAFEQYALVGKPDAMNAPHPPKVAGIDATVPSPAHTVAPVAAGTSSSAPANPPAPPGAVFQDRLAGWVSDLTTLHELTERLTRTSALDQALHEQLRAGAALVGARRGLVVLEPGDGLGPDTTIGLGLARADLGHIETVPRSALSYGRILDGPPGGEDGIAQPDLFAEEGLDPRHREVAARLGYAASYALPLTTESAGRLGAVVWLYDEPAEPNERQRHLVGLYARYAAEHLARLLELERTRASMATMSEELLPARLPRVAGVQLAARHRTGPRGGGDWYDALPLPDAALGLAVGSVTGAGPSAVAAMGRLRASLRAYAVMEGEDPVAVLSDLELLLRLTEPARSATALFGYCEPAARKITLAGAGHSPPLLLGQRRTEFVETSVSAPLGMLACWEAPSVEILAEPGETVLLYTDGLLHRTGETTDRAFARLHAAAAGAPRALRRDPGALADHVLRSVLPDGLDGGVPPGRANSRLGEDGAEDVVLLAVRFE, from the coding sequence ATGCTGGACATCTCCTCACGAGTGCGTGTACATGTGGAGACACTGCTAGCGGCGCAGAATGACATGGGGGTTTGCGATGCTTTTGAGCAGTACGCGCTGGTCGGAAAGCCGGACGCCATGAACGCCCCGCACCCTCCGAAAGTGGCTGGAATCGATGCAACGGTTCCATCACCAGCACACACTGTCGCGCCTGTCGCGGCGGGTACCTCCTCGTCCGCCCCGGCAAACCCTCCTGCCCCACCGGGCGCGGTATTCCAGGACCGTCTCGCCGGCTGGGTCTCCGACCTCACCACCCTCCACGAGCTGACCGAGCGCCTGACCCGCACGTCCGCGCTCGACCAGGCGCTCCACGAACAGCTGCGGGCCGGCGCCGCCCTGGTGGGCGCCCGCCGCGGCCTCGTCGTCCTGGAACCCGGCGACGGCCTGGGCCCGGACACCACCATCGGCCTGGGCCTGGCTCGCGCCGACCTCGGCCACATCGAGACCGTGCCCCGCAGCGCCCTGTCCTACGGCCGGATCCTCGACGGACCGCCCGGCGGCGAGGACGGCATCGCCCAGCCCGACCTGTTCGCCGAGGAGGGACTCGACCCCCGCCACCGTGAGGTCGCGGCCCGCCTCGGCTACGCCGCCAGCTACGCCCTCCCTCTGACGACCGAGTCCGCCGGCCGCCTCGGCGCCGTCGTGTGGCTCTACGACGAACCCGCCGAACCGAACGAGCGGCAGCGCCACCTCGTCGGTCTGTACGCCCGGTACGCCGCCGAACACCTGGCCCGGCTCCTGGAACTGGAGCGCACGCGCGCGTCCATGGCGACCATGTCGGAGGAGCTGCTGCCCGCGCGGCTGCCGCGGGTGGCCGGTGTCCAGCTCGCCGCCCGGCACCGCACGGGCCCGCGCGGCGGCGGCGACTGGTACGACGCGCTGCCGCTGCCCGACGCCGCCCTCGGCCTCGCGGTCGGGTCCGTCACCGGGGCGGGGCCCAGCGCGGTCGCCGCGATGGGGCGGCTGCGGGCGTCCCTGCGGGCGTACGCCGTGATGGAGGGGGAGGACCCGGTCGCCGTCCTGTCCGACCTGGAGCTGCTGCTGCGGCTGACCGAGCCGGCCCGCTCGGCCACCGCCCTCTTCGGCTACTGCGAGCCGGCCGCCCGCAAGATCACGCTGGCCGGTGCCGGACACAGCCCGCCGCTGCTGCTCGGACAGCGCCGCACCGAGTTCGTGGAGACGTCGGTCTCCGCCCCCCTCGGCATGCTCGCCTGCTGGGAGGCGCCGAGCGTGGAGATCCTCGCCGAGCCCGGAGAGACGGTTCTGCTCTACACCGACGGGCTGCTGCACCGCACCGGCGAGACCACCGACCGCGCCTTCGCCCGGCTGCACGCGGCGGCGGCCGGAGCGCCCCGAGCACTGCGGCGCGACCCCGGCGCCCTCGCCGACCACGTCCTGCGCAGCGTGCTGCCGGACGGGCTGGACGGGGGGGTACCTCCCGGTCGAGCGAATTCGAGACTGGGGGAGGACGGTGCGGAGGACGTCGTCCTGCTGGCGGTTCGGTTCGAGTAA
- a CDS encoding aminopeptidase P family protein has product MTAVAEEPSDTPETAEEEPIKQRKNGLYPGVSDELAENMKSGWADTELRDLRPIPQAAETAARRAALSARFPGERLVIPAGNLKTRSNDTEYAFRASVEYTYLTGNQTEDGVLVLEPKGESHQATIYLLPRSNRENGEFWLDGQGELWVGRRHSLTEAEKLYGIPASDVRELTGALREATGPVRVVRGYDAGIEAALTDKVTAERDEELRVFLSEARLVKDEFEIGELQKAVDSTVRGFEDVVKVLDKAEATSERYIEGTFFLRARVEGNDVGYGTIAAAGPHACTLHWVRNDGPVRSGDLLLLDAGVETHTYYTADVTRTLPVNGRFSEIQRKIYDAVFEAQEAGIAAVQPGAKYRDFHDAAQRVLAEKLVEWGLVEGPVERVLELGLQRRWTLHGTGHMLGMDVHDCAAARTETYVDGVLEPGMCLTVEPGLYFQADDLTVPEEYRGIGVRIEDDILVTEDGNRNLSAALPRRSDEVEAWMASVKG; this is encoded by the coding sequence ATGACCGCCGTGGCAGAAGAGCCTTCGGACACCCCGGAGACTGCCGAAGAGGAGCCGATCAAGCAGCGGAAGAACGGACTGTACCCCGGCGTGTCCGACGAGCTTGCCGAGAACATGAAGAGCGGCTGGGCTGACACCGAGCTGCGTGACCTCCGGCCCATCCCCCAGGCCGCCGAGACCGCGGCCCGCCGGGCCGCGCTGTCCGCGCGCTTCCCGGGCGAGCGGCTGGTGATCCCCGCGGGCAACCTGAAGACCCGCTCGAACGACACCGAGTACGCCTTCCGCGCCTCCGTCGAGTACACCTACCTCACCGGCAACCAGACCGAGGACGGCGTCCTGGTCCTGGAGCCCAAGGGCGAGAGCCACCAGGCGACGATCTACCTCCTGCCGCGGTCGAACCGGGAGAACGGCGAGTTCTGGCTGGACGGCCAGGGCGAGCTGTGGGTCGGCCGCCGCCACTCCCTCACCGAGGCGGAGAAGCTGTACGGCATCCCCGCCTCCGACGTGCGCGAGCTGACCGGGGCGCTGCGCGAGGCCACGGGCCCCGTGCGGGTCGTGCGCGGGTACGACGCCGGCATCGAGGCCGCGCTGACCGACAAGGTCACCGCCGAGCGTGACGAGGAGCTGCGGGTCTTCCTCTCCGAGGCGCGGCTGGTCAAGGACGAGTTCGAGATCGGCGAGCTCCAGAAGGCCGTCGACTCGACCGTGCGTGGCTTCGAGGACGTGGTGAAGGTCCTCGACAAGGCCGAGGCGACCTCCGAGCGGTACATCGAGGGCACGTTCTTCCTCCGCGCGCGCGTGGAGGGCAACGACGTCGGCTACGGCACGATCGCCGCGGCCGGTCCGCACGCCTGCACGCTGCACTGGGTGCGCAACGACGGGCCCGTGCGGTCGGGTGACCTGCTGCTGCTCGACGCGGGTGTGGAGACGCACACGTACTACACCGCCGACGTCACGCGCACACTGCCGGTCAACGGCCGGTTCAGCGAGATTCAGCGGAAGATCTACGACGCCGTGTTCGAGGCCCAGGAGGCCGGGATCGCGGCGGTGCAGCCGGGGGCGAAGTACCGGGACTTCCACGACGCCGCGCAGCGGGTGCTGGCCGAGAAGCTGGTCGAGTGGGGGCTGGTCGAGGGGCCGGTGGAGCGGGTGCTGGAGCTGGGGCTTCAGCGGCGGTGGACGTTGCACGGGACCGGGCACATGCTCGGGATGGACGTGCACGACTGCGCTGCCGCGCGGACCGAGACGTATGTCGACGGTGTGCTGGAGCCGGGGATGTGCCTGACCGTCGAGCCGGGGCTGTACTTCCAGGCCGATGATCTGACGGTGCCGGAGGAGTACCGGGGTATCGGTGTGCGGATCGAGGACGACATCCTCGTGACGGAGGACGGCAACCGGAATCTGAGTGCGGCGTTGCCGCGGCGCTCGGATGAGGTCGAGGCGTGGATGGCCTCCGTCAAGGGCTGA
- a CDS encoding glycine--tRNA ligase, producing the protein MKNVQTALTMQDAILTLQKYWSDNGCMITQPLNTEVGAGTANPATALRVLGPEPWSVAYVEPSVRPDDSRYGENPNRLQTHTQFQVILKPDPGNPQELYLGSLQALGVDLGAHDVRFVEDNWASPALGAWGLGWEVWLDGMEITQFTYFQQVGGVALDPVSVEITYGLERILMNLQGVAHFKDIVYAPGITYGEVFGQNEYEMSRYYLDDADLDTNQRLFDAYAAEARRLLDLELPVPAYTYVLKCSHTFNVLDARGAISTTERAKAFALMRGLTHESAKLWERRRAALEHPLGVAAAPAPAQRATLPKVPGVETLLFEIGVEELPYADVPATTEAVRESVTAKLAATRLGHGPITVMATPRRIVITVDGVQPRERDTMRTVRGPKVAAAFKDGAPTPALLGFARSQGAEPTDVRIVNVKGVEYVAVTRHEEGRPAAEVLSDLLAEVVAGLRAGRNMRWSDPGLSFSRPVRWLLALLGRTPLPVVVSSLAAGDTTRVQRQAPYPIVRVTSAEGYPHFLHMHGILLDRDARRGAVVRGALEAAAEVGGRIDVEGQADLIDEITDILEFPYAVRGSFDERYLELPASVLTTVMRKHQRYLPVLNGERLMPHFVTFANALCDDDVVRAGNEAVLRARYEDAAFFWRADLKVPPAEFRRRLDKLTFEDRLGTVADRADRLASLALDLAGRAGLPEEAVDVVRRAGALAKFDLASQMVIEFSGLAGVMAEEYARRAGESAEVARALAEMELPRSAGGALPAGDAGAVLSLADRFDLVTGMFVIGAAPTGSSDPYGVRRAAIGLLNVLRSVPAVAGVRVSEGLRAAAVRYAAQGVEVPAERVAEAAELVTRRYEQQLTDAGHEHRLVQAVLVWADRPSHGDRTLATLERHIGTEAFEALAAAFQRVVRILPEGGVQAADPSLLTAPAELRLAESADAVRQALHGREGDLGALIEVSAPLVEAIGAFFDEVLVMDPDPAVRAARLALLTQVAGLARTTLDWGAL; encoded by the coding sequence ATGAAGAACGTCCAGACGGCGCTGACCATGCAGGACGCCATCCTCACCCTGCAGAAGTACTGGAGCGACAACGGCTGCATGATCACGCAGCCGTTGAACACCGAGGTCGGAGCGGGTACGGCCAACCCGGCCACGGCGCTGCGGGTGCTCGGCCCCGAGCCGTGGAGCGTCGCCTACGTGGAGCCGAGCGTGCGGCCGGACGACTCGCGCTACGGCGAGAACCCCAACCGGCTCCAGACCCACACCCAGTTCCAGGTCATCCTCAAGCCCGACCCGGGCAATCCGCAGGAGTTGTACCTGGGCAGCCTGCAGGCGCTCGGTGTCGACCTGGGCGCGCACGACGTGCGGTTCGTCGAGGACAACTGGGCCTCGCCCGCGCTCGGCGCCTGGGGGCTGGGCTGGGAGGTCTGGCTGGACGGCATGGAGATCACCCAGTTCACCTACTTCCAGCAGGTCGGCGGTGTCGCCCTGGACCCGGTGTCGGTGGAGATCACGTACGGCCTCGAACGCATCCTGATGAACCTTCAGGGCGTGGCCCACTTCAAGGACATCGTCTACGCGCCGGGCATCACGTACGGCGAGGTGTTCGGGCAGAACGAGTACGAGATGAGCCGCTACTACCTCGACGACGCCGACCTCGACACCAACCAGCGGCTCTTCGACGCGTACGCGGCCGAGGCCCGGCGCCTGCTCGACCTGGAGTTGCCGGTCCCGGCGTACACCTACGTGCTCAAGTGCAGCCACACCTTCAACGTGCTCGACGCGCGCGGCGCGATCAGCACCACTGAGCGGGCCAAGGCGTTCGCGCTGATGCGCGGCCTGACGCACGAGTCGGCCAAGCTGTGGGAGCGGCGGCGGGCCGCGCTGGAGCATCCGCTCGGGGTGGCGGCCGCACCGGCCCCGGCCCAGCGGGCCACGCTGCCCAAGGTGCCCGGCGTCGAGACGCTGCTGTTCGAGATCGGCGTGGAGGAACTGCCGTACGCCGACGTCCCCGCCACCACCGAGGCGGTGCGCGAGTCGGTCACCGCCAAGCTGGCCGCCACCCGCCTGGGGCACGGCCCGATCACCGTGATGGCCACGCCCCGCCGGATCGTGATCACGGTCGACGGGGTGCAGCCGCGCGAGCGGGACACCATGCGGACGGTGCGCGGCCCCAAGGTCGCCGCCGCCTTCAAGGACGGCGCTCCGACGCCTGCCCTGCTGGGCTTCGCCCGCAGTCAGGGGGCCGAGCCGACCGACGTGCGGATCGTCAACGTCAAGGGTGTCGAGTACGTGGCCGTCACCCGGCACGAGGAGGGGCGTCCGGCCGCCGAGGTGCTCAGCGATCTGCTGGCCGAGGTCGTGGCGGGGCTGCGTGCCGGCCGGAACATGCGGTGGAGCGACCCAGGTCTGTCGTTCTCACGGCCCGTTCGCTGGCTGCTCGCGCTGCTGGGCCGTACTCCCCTGCCCGTGGTGGTCTCCTCGCTCGCCGCGGGCGACACGACGCGGGTGCAGCGTCAGGCTCCCTACCCGATCGTCCGCGTGACCTCGGCCGAGGGCTACCCGCACTTCCTGCACATGCACGGCATCCTGCTCGACCGGGACGCCCGGCGCGGCGCGGTGGTCCGCGGTGCCCTGGAGGCGGCGGCCGAGGTGGGCGGGCGGATCGACGTGGAGGGCCAGGCCGATCTGATCGACGAGATCACCGACATCCTGGAGTTCCCCTACGCCGTGCGGGGGTCGTTCGACGAGCGCTATCTGGAACTGCCCGCGAGCGTCCTGACCACCGTGATGCGCAAGCACCAGCGCTATCTGCCGGTGCTGAACGGCGAGCGGCTGATGCCGCACTTCGTCACCTTCGCCAACGCCCTGTGCGACGACGACGTGGTGCGGGCGGGCAACGAGGCGGTGCTGCGGGCCCGTTACGAGGATGCCGCGTTCTTCTGGCGGGCGGATCTGAAGGTGCCGCCGGCGGAGTTCCGGCGCCGGCTGGACAAGCTGACGTTCGAGGACCGGCTCGGTACGGTCGCCGACCGCGCCGACCGGCTCGCCTCCCTCGCCCTCGACCTGGCCGGACGCGCCGGGCTCCCCGAGGAGGCGGTGGACGTCGTCCGGCGCGCCGGTGCGCTGGCGAAGTTCGACCTGGCGTCGCAGATGGTGATCGAGTTCTCCGGACTGGCCGGGGTGATGGCCGAGGAGTACGCCCGCCGGGCCGGCGAGTCCGCCGAGGTCGCCCGGGCCCTGGCCGAGATGGAGCTGCCGCGCTCCGCCGGCGGCGCCCTGCCGGCCGGGGACGCGGGTGCCGTACTGTCGCTCGCCGATCGGTTCGACCTGGTGACGGGCATGTTCGTGATCGGCGCCGCGCCGACCGGGAGTTCCGATCCCTACGGGGTGCGCCGGGCCGCGATCGGGCTGCTCAACGTGCTGCGCAGTGTGCCTGCCGTGGCCGGCGTGCGGGTGAGCGAAGGGTTGCGCGCGGCGGCCGTACGGTACGCCGCGCAGGGTGTCGAGGTGCCCGCCGAGCGGGTCGCCGAGGCCGCCGAGCTGGTCACCCGTCGCTATGAGCAGCAGCTCACGGACGCCGGGCACGAGCACCGGCTCGTCCAGGCCGTCCTGGTGTGGGCCGACCGGCCCTCCCACGGTGACCGCACCCTGGCGACACTGGAGCGGCACATCGGCACGGAGGCGTTCGAGGCACTCGCTGCCGCGTTCCAGCGGGTGGTGCGCATCCTTCCCGAGGGCGGCGTCCAGGCGGCAGATCCGTCCCTGCTGACCGCGCCCGCCGAGCTGCGTCTCGCCGAGAGCGCCGACGCCGTACGCCAGGCCCTGCACGGCCGCGAGGGCGACCTCGGTGCTCTGATCGAGGTGTCCGCCCCGCTGGTCGAGGCGATCGGCGCCTTCTTCGACGAGGTGCTGGTGATGGACCCCGACCCGGCGGTGCGGGCGGCCCGGCTGGCACTGCTCACTCAGGTGGCGGGGCTGGCGCGTACGACGCTGGACTGGGGCGCGCTGTAG
- a CDS encoding ATP-binding protein — protein MSIWWSLHLRREAASVPLARRLLIGTMETAGVDPDISYDLSVALSEACANAVEHGGATARGGPGSEAYRVTAYLDGEKCRIEVADAGPGFPAASAGRSRPPVRPAHTDAENGRGLCLIEELADHVHIGNKPGRGGAVVSFDKVLKWRKDATPLMAV, from the coding sequence ATGAGCATCTGGTGGTCACTCCATCTGCGGCGCGAAGCTGCGAGCGTGCCGCTCGCCAGGCGCCTTCTGATCGGCACGATGGAGACTGCGGGCGTCGATCCCGATATCTCCTACGACCTTTCCGTCGCCCTCAGCGAGGCCTGCGCGAACGCCGTGGAGCACGGCGGGGCCACGGCGCGCGGTGGCCCGGGTTCGGAGGCGTACCGGGTTACGGCGTACCTCGACGGCGAGAAGTGCCGGATCGAGGTCGCCGACGCGGGCCCGGGGTTCCCCGCGGCCTCCGCCGGCCGGTCCCGCCCGCCGGTCCGGCCCGCACACACCGACGCGGAGAACGGCAGAGGGCTGTGCCTCATCGAGGAGCTCGCCGACCATGTCCACATCGGCAACAAGCCGGGCCGGGGCGGGGCCGTGGTGAGCTTCGACAAGGTTCTCAAGTGGCGCAAGGACGCAACGCCGCTGATGGCGGTCTGA
- a CDS encoding YcnI family copper-binding membrane protein: MKASRIAAAGAAAGVTVLALSVPAFAHVTVQPEGDAAKGGYAVVDFKVPNERDNASTTKLEVNFPTDHPLASVMPEPMPGWKIVVTKSKLDKPLEMHGEKISEAVTKVTWTADGKGIEPGYFEKFPVSIGQLPEDTDQLVFKALQTYSNKEVVRWIEVPQEGQDEPDNPAPVLELSAASEDGHHASSGDDASDAESAEKASADTASSDSTDTTARVLAIVGIVVGAAGVAYGVLAGRRRTNA; this comes from the coding sequence ATGAAGGCTTCCCGTATCGCCGCGGCCGGTGCCGCCGCCGGTGTCACCGTCCTCGCCCTGTCCGTCCCCGCCTTCGCGCACGTCACCGTGCAACCCGAGGGCGACGCAGCCAAGGGCGGCTACGCGGTCGTCGACTTCAAGGTCCCCAACGAGCGGGACAACGCCTCGACCACCAAGCTCGAGGTCAACTTCCCCACGGACCACCCGCTGGCCTCGGTGATGCCGGAGCCGATGCCCGGCTGGAAGATCGTCGTCACCAAGTCCAAGCTGGACAAGCCGCTGGAGATGCACGGCGAGAAGATCTCCGAGGCCGTCACCAAGGTCACCTGGACCGCCGACGGCAAGGGCATCGAGCCCGGCTACTTCGAGAAGTTCCCGGTCTCGATCGGTCAACTGCCCGAGGACACCGACCAGCTGGTCTTCAAGGCCCTCCAGACGTACTCCAACAAGGAGGTCGTCCGCTGGATCGAGGTGCCGCAGGAAGGCCAGGACGAGCCCGACAACCCGGCCCCGGTGCTGGAGCTGTCCGCCGCCTCCGAGGACGGGCACCACGCCTCCTCGGGTGACGATGCCTCCGACGCCGAGTCGGCCGAGAAGGCCTCCGCCGACACCGCCTCCTCCGACAGCACCGACACCACCGCCCGCGTCCTGGCCATCGTCGGCATCGTGGTCGGCGCGGCGGGCGTCGCCTACGGCGTGCTGGCCGGGCGTCGGCGCACCAACGCCTGA